GGCCAGGCCTGAGGTCTGCATGGCAGACGCAATACCGAAGGACTGGATCAGAGCCAGGACGACAGTCAGATAGCGGGTATATTGATTGAGTTGCTTGCGGCCGGCTTCGCCGCCTTCCTTGCGCAGCTTTTCCCACGGCGCATAGACGGAGCCCATAAGCTGGACAATAATAGAGGCCGAAATGTAGGGCATCAGGTTCAGCGCGAACACCGCCATGCGCTCAACGGCGCCCCCGGCGAACATGTTCATCATGCCGAAAATGCCGTTCGACTGACCGGAGAAGGCCTGCGAGAAAGCCGCCATATTAATGCCCGGCAGCGGCACATAGGTGCCGAGACGGTAGACGATCAGCGCGCCGAGCGTAAAGAGCAAACGCTTGTGCAGATCAGTCGCCTTGGAAAAGGCGCCGAAATTCATATTGGCGGCGAGTTGTTCAGCAGCAGAAGCCATAAAGTCCTCAAATTCGCATGGGGCGCCAGCGCCCTTATGATCACCCAAAAGGGTCGGATGGGGTTATATGCAATTCTTGAGAAACCGCCCTCACCCATTCCGACCCATATGGGGTACGCATGTCGAAACGTCAAATGCACGACATACTTGGCCGGGCATAACCCGGCCAATCAGTTTGGCTTAAGCCTTGCGCGCAGCCTTGGCAGCGGCGACCTTTTCGGCGCGAGCGACGACCTTGGCTTCGACTTCGGTACGCTTTTGCACGACCGAGCCACCCGCCGCTTCCACGGCCTTGATGGCGCCGGCGGAAGCGGAATAGACCTTAAGCGACAGCTTCGCGGTCAGTTCACCTTCGCCGAGCAGACGCACGCCGTCGAGTTCACGACGGATGACACCGGCAGCAACCAGGACAGCCGCATCGATGTCGCCCTTGGCGTCGAGCTTGCCGGCGTCGATCGCCTGTTGCAGGCGCCACAGGTTCACTTCAGCGAACTTGAGGGCGAAAGGATTGTTGAAACCGCGCTTGGGCATGCGCATGTACAG
The window above is part of the Asticcacaulis sp. MM231 genome. Proteins encoded here:
- the rplO gene encoding 50S ribosomal protein L15, encoding MTKLNELRDNPGSTKGRMRVGRGPGSGKGKTAGRGVKGQKSRSGVSLLGFEGGQMPLYMRMPKRGFNNPFALKFAEVNLWRLQQAIDAGKLDAKGDIDAAVLVAAGVIRRELDGVRLLGEGELTAKLSLKVYSASAGAIKAVEAAGGSVVQKRTEVEAKVVARAEKVAAAKAARKA